One genomic segment of Helianthus annuus cultivar XRQ/B chromosome 14, HanXRQr2.0-SUNRISE, whole genome shotgun sequence includes these proteins:
- the LOC110898881 gene encoding transcription factor bHLH130 → MDSDIHHHHHNNHNNNNNNNNQQQQQENMNSGLTRYRSAPSSYFSNLINSGVYTDEDLDPFFTTRISSTEMSRFMSTDDVSPEFMKPEHVNFSQQILYQNNNNSVVTSSSSSSTVVDRLTATNLVRQSSSPAGFFENINTTDNGYPMMRSMEQFRLLSRIPEHEGKNNYPGGSWDDSPMLTDGLFLNEFEENQEKLNDQGRITQATHAPTGLTHQLSLPTSSTELSVKEKLMHFQDNVPLRSRAKRGCATHPRSIAERVRRTRISERMRKLQDLVPNMEKQTSTADMLDLAVEYIKELQNQVEALSDCQRKCTCPHKLKS, encoded by the exons ATGGATTCAGatatccaccaccaccatcacaataatcataataataataataataataataatcagcagcagcagcaagaaAACATGAACTCTGGTTTGACCCGATACAGATCAGCACCCAGTTCCTACTTCTCGAATCTGATCAACAGTGGTGTGTATACAGACGAAGATCTTGACCCGTTTTTCACCACCCGGATTTCAAGCACTGAAATGTCGAGATTCATGTCCACTGATGACGTAAGCCCTGAATTTATGAAGCCAGAACATGTGAATTTCTCGCAACAGATACTGTATCAAAATAATAACAACTCGGTTGTTACGAGCTCAAGCTCAAGCTCCACTGTCGTTGATCGGTTAACAGCGACGAATCTTGTTCGTCAAAGTAGTTCGCCAGCTGGATTTTTCGAAAACATTAATACTACTGACAATg gttACCCTATGATGAGATCAATGGAACAATTTCGACTACTGTCACGTATCCCTGAACACGAGGGAAAAAACAACTACCCTGGTGGTTCTTGGGACGATTCGCCAATGTTGACTGATGGATTGTTTCTCAACGAATTTGAAGAAAATCAAGAGAAATTG AATGATCAAGGGAGAATAACTCAAGCAACTCATGCTCCCACTGGGTTGACTCATCAGCTGAGTTTGCCAACGAGTTCAACTGAGTTGTCTGTGAAGGAGAAACTAATGCATTTTCAAGATAATGTGCCACTAAGGAGCAGGGCTAAAAGGGGTTGTGCCACTCATCCAAGAAGCATTGCTGAAAGG GTCAGGCGGACACGGATAAGTGAAAGAATGAGGAAGCTGCAAGATCTTGTCCCAAATATGGAAAAG CAAACGAGCACGGCAGACATGTTGGATTTGGCTGTTGAGTATATCAAAGAACTTCAGAATCAAGTTGAG GCTCTTTCAGACTGTCAACGAAAGTGCACATGTCCACATAAGCTGAAGTCGTAA
- the LOC118486709 gene encoding histone H3.2 produces the protein MARTKQTARKSTGGKAPRKQLATKAARKSAPATGGVKKPHRFRPGTVALREIRKYQKSTELLIRKLPFQRLVREIAQDFKTDLRFQSSAVAALQEAAEAYLVGLFEDTNLCAIHAKRVTIMPKDMQLARRIRGERA, from the coding sequence ATGGCTCGTACCAAACAAACCGCCAGAAAATCAACCGGAGGAAAGGCTCCAAGAAAACAACTGGCAACAAAGGCCGCTAGAAAATCTGCTCCAGCCACCGGAGGAGTGAAGAAGCCACACAGGTTCAGGCCCGGAACCGTTGCGTTGAGGGAGATCAGGAAGTACCAGAAGAGCACTGAGTTGTTGATCAGGAAGCTTCCGTTTCAGAGGCTGGTGAGAGAAATCGCTCAGGATTTCAAAACTGATTTGCGGTTCCAGAGCTCTGCTGTTGCTGCTCTTCAGGAGGCTGCTGAGGCTTATTTGGTTGGGCTGTTTGAGGACACTAATTTGTGTGCGATTCATGCCAAGAGGGTTACCATCATGCCGAAAGATATGCAGCTTGCGAGGAGGATTCGTGGGGAAAGGGCTTAG
- the LOC110901435 gene encoding uncharacterized protein LOC110901435: MRDTSDVMNIWRRDDENLEDFITRYNKEVLEIGGVHEQLIRAQFKYAVRCDDMVKVLSGTEGLPKSWEKIMAAAKVYAQTEKNLTTNRPPPPHSRPTDLSATGERRFKKSWRESSGSRSSEDACATINKLSAQRDNKHENRERQWTPLTKTPAEVLSTEDYQFKPPIPMKSKRGQDLAQYCEYHKDTGHTTNNCISLRTEIEKALKNGEFTHLLQNMRKEIKQITRGEETSNKRAKT, encoded by the coding sequence ATGCGGGATACATCTGATGTCATGAACATATGGCGTCGAGATGATGAGAATTTGGAAGATTTTATAACCAGGTATAATAAGGAAGTATTGGAGATCGGTGGTGTCCACGAACAGCTAATCCGCGCTCAGTTTAAGTACGCGGTTAGATGTGACGATATGGTCAAAGTGCTGTCCGGAACAGAAGGCCTCCCCAAGAGTTGGGAAAAGATAATGGCGGCGGCCAAGGTTTACGCACAAACAGAGAAAAACCTTACTACAAacagaccaccaccaccacacagcAGGCCCACAGATTTAAGTGCAACAGGCGAACGAAGATTCAAGAAATCATGGCGCGAGTCATCTGGAAGCCGCTCCTCTGAAGATGCTTGCGCAACAATTAACAAACTCTCTGCTCAGAGAGATAACAAGCATGAAAACAGGGAGAGGCAGTGGACCCCACTGACAAAGACTCCGGCGGAAGTCCTGAGTACCGAGGATTATCAGTTTAAACCACCAATCCCGATGAAGAGTAAACGTGGTCAGGACCTAGCGCAGTATTGCGAATATCATAAGGATACGGGACACACCACAAACAATTGCATTTCCTTGCGCACCGAGATAGAGAAAGCCCTCAAAAATGGGGAGTTCACGCATCTACTCCAGAATATGCGCAAAGAGATAAAGCAAATCACCCGGGGAGAAGAAACCTCCAACAAACGAGCCAAGACCTAA